From one Pseudobdellovibrionaceae bacterium genomic stretch:
- a CDS encoding DnaJ domain-containing protein, producing the protein MSKRDYYSVLEVSRTASLEDIKKAYRKLALKYHPDKNPGNKQAEDRFKEVSEAYEVLRDPKKRQMYDQFGQVGAQAGGFHGQNPFGKGFGGFRDFGGNYGGEGFNSQDPDSFHDIFNDFFGDIFSGRKKGAGPGGGPTPGGFDRQRGADLRYTLSITLEEAAKGCEKTISFVRRRGGKEDSAKLSITVPSGVKNGQRLKLRGEGDGAPKGGSVGDLYVIVNLQDHPLFRREENNILMDLPISFVDAILGTQIEIPTLLGKASLRVPPGTHPGQIFRLKNKGFPDIGGYGQGDMLIKVIVDIPKDLSEEDRKVIGQMKHLTQKSPLVAEFMTNISKVLKSRQ; encoded by the coding sequence TTGTCCAAGCGTGACTATTACAGCGTTTTAGAAGTCTCTCGTACAGCCTCCCTTGAGGACATCAAGAAGGCCTATCGAAAACTTGCGCTCAAATATCATCCTGACAAAAATCCCGGTAATAAACAGGCCGAAGATCGATTTAAGGAAGTCAGTGAGGCCTATGAGGTCTTGCGCGATCCAAAAAAGCGCCAGATGTACGACCAGTTTGGACAGGTCGGCGCTCAGGCCGGTGGTTTTCATGGACAGAACCCCTTTGGCAAAGGTTTTGGTGGCTTCCGGGATTTTGGTGGAAACTATGGAGGAGAGGGCTTTAATTCTCAAGACCCCGACTCTTTTCACGATATCTTTAATGACTTTTTTGGTGATATTTTTTCTGGCCGCAAAAAGGGTGCCGGACCTGGTGGTGGACCGACCCCAGGGGGCTTTGATCGCCAACGTGGTGCCGATTTACGTTACACATTGTCTATTACTCTCGAAGAAGCAGCCAAGGGATGTGAGAAAACAATTTCATTTGTTCGGAGACGTGGCGGAAAGGAAGACAGCGCCAAATTATCTATCACGGTTCCCTCTGGGGTGAAGAATGGACAACGACTTAAGCTCCGCGGCGAAGGAGATGGGGCTCCAAAGGGTGGCTCCGTGGGCGATCTCTATGTAATTGTCAATTTGCAGGACCACCCCCTGTTTCGCAGAGAAGAAAATAACATTCTCATGGACCTACCCATCTCTTTTGTGGACGCCATCCTCGGAACACAAATTGAGATTCCGACACTACTAGGCAAAGCAAGCCTGCGTGTTCCTCCAGGAACCCATCCGGGACAGATTTTTCGTCTCAAAAACAAGGGCTTCCCGGACATTGGTGGGTATGGCCAAGGTGATATGCTGATCAAAGTCATTGTGGATATTCCCAAAGACCTGTCGGAAGAGGACCGGAAAGTCATTGGACAAATGAAGCATTTGACGCAAAAATCTCCTCTTGTAGCTGAATTTATGACCAATATTAGTAAGGTGCTAAAATCTCGCCAGTGA
- a CDS encoding nucleotide exchange factor GrpE — MSADDHQKGSGSRNGADDLNDDMEIEMIGDEPVDSSSADSGESTQWKNDYLYLRAEFDNYKKQMIKERSDLVKYGSERLILALLDVLDIFDRALATEVTPENMNGFVDGVRLTSEELRNTLGRFGVSGHDPSGEAFDPTLHEALSSEETNQIPPGHITQVFKRAYKLHDRVIRPAQVVVAREISNKEN, encoded by the coding sequence TTGTCGGCAGATGATCACCAAAAGGGGTCCGGCTCAAGAAATGGGGCGGACGACCTCAATGATGATATGGAAATTGAAATGATCGGCGATGAGCCCGTTGACTCTAGCTCAGCTGATAGTGGTGAATCCACTCAGTGGAAGAACGATTATCTTTATCTTCGCGCTGAGTTCGATAACTACAAGAAGCAAATGATCAAGGAGCGTTCCGATCTCGTTAAGTATGGTTCTGAACGACTCATTCTGGCATTACTCGACGTGCTGGATATTTTTGATAGAGCGCTGGCGACAGAAGTGACTCCAGAGAACATGAATGGCTTCGTCGATGGGGTGCGGCTCACCTCTGAAGAGCTGCGCAATACTTTGGGGCGATTTGGTGTTAGTGGGCATGACCCCAGCGGTGAGGCCTTTGATCCTACTCTTCACGAGGCTCTCAGTAGCGAAGAAACGAATCAGATACCGCCGGGGCACATCACGCAGGTTTTCAAACGTGCCTACAAACTTCATGATCGTGTGATTCGTCCCGCCCAGGTTGTTGTCGCCAGAGAGATTTCGAACAAAGAAAACTAG
- the hemW gene encoding radical SAM family heme chaperone HemW, with the protein MAFGVYVHIPYCLQRCRYCDFTTFEQSEIRPPEDYLQLVLTEIRSRAKIFDSTELASLYFGGGTPSIVPAEHIVAIINELANVGFPLSSRSEVTIEINPATVDVEKFRIYRDAGVNRFSVGAQTFDNGLLALCGRRHNAQDTHRTLDFLAHHGVNYSFDLLFALPNQSLEQLTFDLDIVQQYDPPHLSAYCLTVPSGHPMAINRPSDDKQIKMFALIQERLSTMGLLQYEISNFSRPGRESAHNLLYWSDQPYWGIGLSAHSYRPGLPYGQRFWNPNSMEAYEAQAPLSYPPKKQFEILKAHEALTDYCHTSLRRSQGLLREGLNSRFGAQGLELVHRRLQSPSVSELIVPGPDGWTLSKQGVHLSNRVFLETTFSEEDFPHSGRIKEDF; encoded by the coding sequence ATGGCCTTTGGCGTTTATGTTCACATTCCTTATTGTCTCCAGCGGTGTCGCTATTGCGATTTTACCACCTTTGAACAGAGCGAAATCAGACCTCCAGAGGATTATCTTCAACTTGTTTTGACAGAAATCCGGTCCCGAGCAAAGATCTTTGATTCCACAGAACTCGCCAGCTTGTATTTTGGCGGTGGAACCCCAAGTATTGTTCCTGCCGAACATATTGTAGCCATTATAAATGAGCTTGCCAACGTAGGCTTTCCCCTGTCGAGTCGATCGGAAGTTACCATTGAGATTAATCCGGCGACGGTTGATGTTGAAAAATTTCGTATATACCGCGACGCCGGAGTGAATCGTTTTAGTGTTGGCGCCCAGACCTTTGACAACGGCTTACTGGCCCTTTGTGGCCGTCGGCATAATGCGCAGGACACTCACAGGACTCTAGACTTCTTGGCTCACCATGGGGTGAATTACTCATTTGACCTGCTGTTTGCCTTGCCTAACCAAAGTCTTGAGCAGCTCACCTTTGACCTCGACATAGTTCAACAGTATGACCCGCCGCATTTAAGCGCCTACTGCCTAACGGTCCCCAGTGGTCACCCAATGGCCATCAATCGCCCTTCGGACGACAAACAGATTAAGATGTTTGCGCTGATTCAGGAGCGGCTCTCGACCATGGGACTCCTCCAATATGAGATTTCCAATTTCAGTCGCCCAGGCCGGGAGTCTGCACACAATCTTCTCTATTGGTCTGATCAGCCCTACTGGGGAATTGGCCTGAGTGCTCACTCGTATAGGCCTGGATTGCCATATGGACAAAGGTTTTGGAATCCAAACTCAATGGAGGCCTATGAGGCCCAGGCCCCTTTAAGCTACCCGCCCAAAAAGCAGTTCGAGATTCTCAAGGCCCACGAGGCTCTTACAGACTATTGCCATACATCCTTGCGGCGCAGCCAAGGCCTATTGAGAGAGGGCCTTAACTCTAGGTTCGGCGCCCAAGGGCTGGAGCTCGTCCACCGGAGGCTCCAGTCGCCCTCTGTGTCGGAACTGATTGTACCTGGGCCTGATGGTTGGACATTGAGCAAACAAGGAGTTCACCTCAGCAACAGAGTTTTTTTGGAAACGACGTTTTCTGAGGAGGATTTTCCACATTCCGGCCGCATAAAGGAAGACTTTTGA
- the lon gene encoding endopeptidase La has product MNFDDKVIEIPKNLPMLPVRDIVVFPYMILPLYVGRESSIRAVEESLAKNRLIFLASQKEITEENPTESSIYRVGTIAMIMRMRKLSDGRVKILIQGISKGRITQYCKSKPNFEVEVEKIDEAGPAGTAIEFEAMIRNAKEQLEKIIALGRMLSPDILLVLDDVTDPGRLADLIASNLGLKVSDAQNVLETQDPKERLKLVNEILANELEVLQMQARIRNTAKDEMSKSQREYFLREQMRAIKNELGDADSKTEELDELREKVMTCGMPEEVQTEAIKQLARLERMHPDASEASMVRTYLDWMVEMPWSRSTEDNLEIDRAQRILDEDHYDLHKVKDRILEFLAVRKLKDKDLKGPILCFAGPPGVGKTSLGKSIARSMGREYFRLSLGGVKDEAEIRGHRRTYVGAMPGKVVQALKHVKTNNPVIVLDEIDKLGSDFRGDPSAAMLEVLDPEQNSNFRDNYLNVDFDLSNVLFIATANVLENVPPALRDRMEVINISGYTENDKVLISKKHLIDRQIEQNGITKENIEFTDEGIQFLISHYTREAGLRNLEREIGSICRKVAKKYVMGLKDQVVIDAEKVTDLLGAPKFLRDEKLKENQVGICTGLAWTQAGGEILYVEALKFKGKGSMVLTGQLGDVMKESATAAMSYAKSHYAELGIEDDWFDQFECHVHLPAGAIPKDGPSAGVTLATCLISLMTDTPVRKDVAMTGEITLSGRVLPVGGIKEKALAALSHGVTKVILPLANKKDVADIPSEFKEKMNFIFVENLDEVFALAFDKKAKKKKEPGKGGKKQKISANPSAA; this is encoded by the coding sequence ATGAACTTCGATGATAAAGTGATAGAAATACCAAAAAACCTTCCCATGCTTCCTGTCCGGGACATTGTGGTTTTTCCTTACATGATTCTTCCATTGTATGTGGGCAGAGAATCATCGATTCGTGCAGTTGAGGAGTCCCTCGCCAAGAATCGATTAATCTTTTTGGCCTCGCAAAAGGAGATCACCGAGGAGAACCCGACAGAAAGCTCTATCTATCGGGTAGGCACCATCGCCATGATCATGCGCATGAGGAAGCTGTCTGATGGACGGGTGAAAATCCTTATCCAAGGTATTTCCAAGGGTCGCATCACTCAATACTGTAAATCCAAGCCCAACTTTGAAGTTGAAGTCGAAAAGATAGATGAAGCCGGTCCCGCTGGGACGGCCATTGAATTTGAAGCCATGATTCGAAATGCGAAAGAGCAATTGGAAAAAATTATTGCTCTCGGCCGCATGCTTTCGCCAGACATCCTATTAGTATTAGATGATGTGACTGATCCCGGACGTTTAGCTGACCTCATTGCGTCAAACCTTGGACTGAAGGTTTCTGACGCCCAAAATGTTCTCGAAACCCAGGACCCTAAAGAGCGACTGAAGCTTGTGAATGAAATCCTGGCCAACGAACTTGAAGTTTTGCAGATGCAGGCTCGAATTCGCAATACGGCCAAGGATGAAATGTCCAAGAGTCAGAGAGAGTATTTTTTGCGCGAGCAAATGCGTGCTATAAAGAATGAGCTGGGTGATGCGGATTCAAAGACCGAGGAACTGGATGAGCTTCGCGAAAAAGTCATGACCTGCGGCATGCCCGAGGAAGTTCAAACTGAAGCCATTAAGCAACTTGCCCGCCTTGAGCGCATGCACCCTGATGCCAGTGAAGCATCCATGGTTCGCACTTACCTGGACTGGATGGTCGAAATGCCGTGGAGTCGCTCGACCGAAGACAATTTGGAAATTGACCGTGCACAACGCATACTTGATGAAGATCATTACGACCTTCACAAAGTTAAGGATCGCATCCTTGAGTTTCTCGCCGTCAGAAAGCTGAAGGACAAGGATTTGAAAGGTCCAATCTTGTGCTTTGCTGGCCCTCCGGGTGTGGGAAAGACCTCTTTGGGCAAGAGTATCGCTCGATCTATGGGACGAGAATATTTCCGCCTGTCCCTTGGAGGAGTTAAGGATGAGGCCGAGATTCGCGGTCACCGGCGCACCTATGTCGGCGCCATGCCTGGAAAAGTTGTGCAGGCCCTAAAACATGTTAAGACAAATAATCCTGTGATTGTTTTAGATGAGATCGACAAGCTCGGGTCGGATTTTCGCGGCGATCCAAGTGCTGCTATGCTTGAGGTGTTGGACCCTGAGCAGAATTCCAATTTCCGCGATAACTATTTGAACGTAGATTTTGATCTCAGTAACGTCTTGTTTATTGCGACGGCTAACGTATTGGAAAATGTTCCCCCGGCACTCCGTGACCGCATGGAAGTTATCAATATCTCTGGCTACACCGAAAATGACAAGGTGTTGATCTCCAAAAAGCACCTGATTGATCGACAGATTGAGCAAAATGGAATTACCAAAGAGAATATCGAGTTTACTGACGAAGGTATTCAGTTCCTGATCTCTCACTATACCCGCGAAGCTGGGTTGAGAAATCTGGAGCGCGAAATTGGATCCATTTGTCGCAAGGTCGCCAAAAAATATGTGATGGGACTCAAGGATCAGGTGGTTATTGATGCCGAGAAAGTCACAGACCTACTGGGCGCTCCAAAATTCCTTCGTGATGAAAAACTTAAGGAAAATCAAGTTGGCATCTGTACTGGATTGGCCTGGACTCAGGCTGGGGGCGAAATCCTTTATGTAGAGGCACTCAAGTTTAAAGGCAAGGGCTCCATGGTCCTAACAGGCCAATTGGGTGACGTCATGAAGGAATCTGCGACTGCAGCGATGTCCTACGCCAAATCTCATTATGCCGAACTTGGAATTGAGGACGATTGGTTTGACCAGTTTGAATGCCATGTGCATTTGCCTGCTGGAGCTATTCCCAAAGATGGTCCTTCAGCCGGAGTTACTCTGGCGACCTGTTTGATCAGTCTTATGACAGATACGCCTGTTCGCAAAGATGTTGCCATGACTGGAGAGATCACTTTGTCTGGTCGGGTCCTGCCTGTTGGCGGCATTAAGGAAAAGGCTTTGGCTGCACTTAGCCACGGGGTCACAAAAGTAATTCTACCTCTGGCGAACAAGAAGGACGTGGCCGATATCCCAAGTGAATTTAAAGAGAAGATGAATTTCATCTTTGTCGAGAACCTGGATGAAGTCTTCGCTCTGGCCTTTGATAAAAAAGCCAAGAAGAAGAAGGAACCAGGAAAAGGCGGCAAAAAACAGAAGATTTCTGCAAATCCTTCTGCCGCGTAG
- a CDS encoding twin-arginine translocase TatA/TatE family subunit has product MFNMGFTELIVLGVFALIVIGPKQLPEVARVVGRMINEFKRATGDFTASISNVKHQANQYMQKTEDSIRDHVEIAKKEMAEAANLARDEDLNQDFHHGEPGEERFHADDNTAPQESDPPLASSPAGKDKSKKDQV; this is encoded by the coding sequence ATGTTTAACATGGGATTTACAGAACTGATTGTACTTGGTGTATTCGCACTGATTGTTATCGGGCCCAAGCAACTTCCCGAGGTGGCCCGAGTCGTCGGCCGCATGATCAATGAGTTTAAGCGAGCCACTGGAGATTTTACGGCATCAATCAGTAACGTTAAGCATCAGGCCAATCAGTATATGCAAAAAACTGAGGATAGTATTCGAGATCATGTTGAAATTGCTAAAAAGGAGATGGCTGAAGCAGCAAATCTCGCTCGTGATGAGGATCTAAACCAGGACTTTCACCATGGAGAACCTGGGGAAGAAAGGTTTCATGCGGATGACAACACCGCACCCCAGGAAAGCGATCCCCCATTGGCGTCCTCGCCAGCAGGGAAGGACAAATCTAAAAAAGATCAGGTATGA
- a CDS encoding insulinase family protein, producing the protein MFKKFQLKNGLQVLLVESKKSPVVSVQMWVKTGSADELKGEEGISHFIEHLLFKGTRKFGVGEIASTVEGSGGELNAYTSFDQTVFYITISKHFADTALECISDMMGFPLFDEAEIDNEREVVLEEIKRGKDNPHRQSSQLLFSSAYKKHPYGIPVIGYDKVVSGVSKKALLDYYHSRYVPKNMTLLVIGDFDSQEMKSKVTNYFSELKEYRLRKSQRKKEPKQESARVKVQQTAFEESLLNVAWKVPGIKHKDIPALEVLALVLGQGDSSRLTHRLRLQKPLVNYIGASCFTPFEPGFFAISLSTARENLEEVLVALSEEIESILKAPPGGEEIRKAVVNLASEEFYSMETVDGMARKFGSYEHLYGDYKYFNEFMKAVYALTPEDILAVARKYLKPETMTVTMTTPRGEKEAEKALKRWAKKFEIPKKERNSREISYKRPPRLKWKMSASAPADPELPVKQQRKDGVLILRTAHETPVVNLRCGFRGGLRQEPDGKSGLTELLSRCWATSTKSYSEQEMYKSVESMAASLSAFGGRNTAGLSLTAMSGYWDQALDLFESVLVEPNFPEEIVDREKIVMLEHLKNRNDNPAQIAILRYMENMFGDHPYGRDPLGDVESISSLTSEDLNRHYSRMVTRKNFVGVSSGDMDGSILNQRLDKYLSELPAGDKIRDHYQFSPKTEDVRTFEKSEKEQTHIVYGFPGLTFSDPRRYSLQVLQSVLAGQGGRLFIELRDKASLAYSVAPLRMEGLDAGYFGAYIGCSPEKGQKAIQMMEAEFKKLCETTVADQELDRARRYLIGRHDIDLQKNSAVTAAILFDEIYDVDFRETYKYAEKINAVTGESLRDLAQFLFQQTSVISAVGRECPW; encoded by the coding sequence ATGTTTAAGAAATTTCAATTGAAAAACGGTCTACAGGTTCTGCTTGTCGAGAGTAAAAAATCCCCGGTGGTATCAGTCCAAATGTGGGTCAAAACCGGGAGTGCCGATGAACTCAAAGGTGAGGAGGGAATCAGCCACTTTATCGAACATCTTTTGTTTAAAGGCACAAGGAAGTTTGGTGTCGGCGAGATCGCTTCAACGGTCGAGGGTTCGGGGGGAGAACTAAACGCCTACACATCTTTTGACCAAACCGTCTTTTACATCACCATATCAAAGCACTTCGCAGATACGGCCCTTGAGTGCATTTCTGACATGATGGGCTTCCCACTTTTTGATGAGGCTGAGATTGATAACGAACGCGAGGTGGTTCTAGAGGAGATCAAGCGCGGAAAAGACAACCCCCATAGGCAATCCAGCCAACTGCTTTTCAGTTCAGCATACAAAAAGCACCCCTATGGCATCCCCGTCATCGGCTATGATAAGGTGGTTAGTGGAGTTTCAAAGAAGGCCCTCCTCGACTATTACCATAGTCGTTACGTACCTAAGAATATGACCCTGCTAGTAATTGGCGACTTCGACAGTCAGGAAATGAAATCAAAAGTTACAAACTATTTTTCTGAACTAAAAGAGTACAGGCTTCGCAAATCACAAAGAAAGAAAGAGCCAAAGCAAGAGTCAGCTCGGGTCAAAGTCCAACAGACGGCCTTTGAGGAATCACTGCTAAATGTGGCTTGGAAGGTGCCGGGGATCAAACACAAAGACATTCCGGCACTTGAGGTTTTGGCCCTGGTCCTCGGACAGGGCGACAGTTCTCGCCTCACCCACCGGCTCAGGCTGCAAAAACCACTGGTCAACTACATAGGCGCAAGTTGCTTTACCCCCTTTGAGCCAGGTTTCTTTGCCATTTCTTTGTCCACGGCCAGAGAGAATCTAGAGGAAGTTCTGGTCGCCCTAAGTGAAGAGATCGAATCAATTCTCAAGGCTCCACCCGGAGGGGAAGAAATCCGTAAGGCGGTCGTGAACTTGGCAAGCGAAGAATTTTACTCAATGGAGACCGTCGATGGCATGGCCAGGAAGTTCGGTTCCTACGAGCATCTTTACGGAGACTACAAGTATTTCAATGAATTTATGAAGGCCGTATATGCCCTGACTCCCGAGGACATTCTGGCAGTTGCGAGAAAATATCTTAAGCCTGAGACCATGACGGTGACGATGACTACCCCACGGGGAGAGAAGGAAGCAGAAAAGGCCCTTAAGCGTTGGGCAAAAAAATTTGAAATCCCTAAGAAGGAAAGAAACTCAAGGGAAATATCCTACAAAAGGCCTCCTCGCCTAAAGTGGAAAATGTCGGCTTCAGCACCTGCGGATCCGGAGTTACCTGTTAAGCAGCAGCGAAAAGATGGTGTTCTTATCTTAAGAACCGCTCACGAAACTCCGGTGGTAAATCTCCGCTGCGGGTTTAGAGGTGGCTTGAGGCAGGAGCCAGACGGTAAGTCCGGACTGACGGAGCTGCTTTCCCGTTGCTGGGCAACATCAACGAAGTCGTACTCGGAACAGGAAATGTACAAGTCAGTTGAGTCAATGGCCGCGAGTTTGTCAGCTTTTGGCGGACGGAACACAGCGGGCCTCAGTCTTACGGCCATGTCGGGGTATTGGGACCAGGCCTTAGATCTTTTTGAAAGTGTACTGGTGGAGCCAAACTTTCCCGAGGAAATTGTCGATCGGGAAAAAATTGTCATGTTGGAGCATCTAAAAAATCGCAATGACAACCCTGCACAGATAGCGATCTTGCGTTATATGGAAAACATGTTCGGAGATCACCCTTATGGAAGGGATCCCCTGGGGGATGTTGAATCAATATCTAGCCTTACAAGTGAGGATCTCAATCGACACTATTCAAGAATGGTAACGAGAAAGAACTTTGTAGGTGTGTCCTCTGGAGATATGGATGGAAGCATTTTGAATCAGCGTCTAGACAAGTACCTCTCAGAGTTGCCTGCTGGAGATAAGATTCGCGACCACTACCAGTTTTCACCTAAAACGGAAGATGTAAGAACATTTGAGAAGAGTGAAAAGGAGCAAACGCACATTGTCTATGGATTTCCTGGCCTCACCTTTTCAGACCCGCGACGATATAGCCTACAGGTACTTCAATCTGTATTGGCAGGTCAGGGGGGGCGACTGTTTATTGAACTTCGAGACAAGGCCTCACTTGCCTACTCCGTGGCGCCCTTGAGAATGGAGGGGCTCGATGCTGGATATTTTGGAGCCTACATTGGTTGTTCCCCTGAAAAGGGCCAAAAGGCCATTCAAATGATGGAAGCTGAATTCAAGAAACTTTGTGAGACCACTGTTGCTGATCAGGAGCTGGACAGGGCCCGGCGCTACCTGATTGGTCGTCACGACATAGATTTGCAAAAGAACTCAGCAGTGACGGCGGCAATCTTGTTTGATGAGATCTACGACGTCGATTTTAGGGAGACGTATAAATACGCGGAGAAAATTAATGCGGTCACGGGAGAAAGCCTGCGTGACTTGGCTCAGTTTCTGTTTCAACAGACCTCGGTCATCAGTGCGGTTGGAAGGGAATGCCCATGGTGA
- a CDS encoding TraR/DksA family transcriptional regulator: MERLSATLIEECKARLLSAKSETLNRFGINRADYENRDDRGDEVDQTMRTLAENQYLTNQNRLRLQLMEIESALARIETGTFGFCEETAEPIEAQRLLAIPWTRLSIEGAEMRESPHSRFGR, encoded by the coding sequence ATGGAACGTTTATCAGCTACTCTCATTGAAGAGTGCAAGGCGCGGCTACTGTCCGCAAAGTCAGAGACACTTAACAGGTTTGGCATTAACCGGGCCGATTACGAAAATCGTGACGACCGCGGCGACGAAGTTGACCAAACCATGAGGACTCTGGCTGAAAACCAATATCTCACTAATCAGAATCGACTGCGGCTGCAGTTGATGGAGATCGAGTCGGCGCTCGCCCGCATTGAAACTGGAACCTTTGGCTTTTGCGAGGAAACCGCGGAGCCGATCGAGGCGCAGCGTCTATTAGCAATTCCCTGGACCCGCTTGAGCATCGAAGGGGCTGAGATGAGAGAGTCCCCACATTCGAGATTTGGCAGATAA
- a CDS encoding penicillin-binding protein activator, with protein sequence MRRIYNLAIFFLALALGVIVASCAVAPKKKPPVKAAPSVQDSLSKVQIDVAAGAHDRALGKLKKIVKDHPDTDVADDAYMMMGQIYFQKRDFRNSYESYMSVVNSDIFSPRESDALLGAAKSLARTGSYDEVLSLTNKCLDMRGLNDQTRLEIYRLRFQVLSEVGDRIDALRALIYLSEKEPDPKEREIFKNRAIDYVESHLSDQDLEIVAEDKKFGFVRSFAVLRIGVLLFEQRDFWKAKDFLQETVELAPETELSERATHLLEQIEARRRVEPFTVGAVLPLSGKAESFGYKTLRGIQLGLGVFGPQPSKIKLAVIDSEGNPDAARRAVERLVTEDHVIAMVGSLASKTAVAVASKADELGVPSIALSQKAGITDIGPTVFRNALTSEMQVRQLVRVAMEDLGHKRFAILYPNDAYGVEYSNLFWDEVLARGGVIAAAQTYNPKETDFSGAVQRLVGTYYLEDRVDEYKHALREWQKKTKAVGGRKSPPGELLPPIIDFDALFIPDGTTAVGQIAPMLAYQEVNEVRLLGTNIWNTSGLVRKGERFVEGSIFVDGVFSTDSKFKRSNFYRDFHKTFREEPGLLEAQGYDAGLMIRELIEKGQRTRVGLAESLAELKTFRGSLGTLFMNGSREVERPLVPLTVEKGQIGRWRQAKKARK encoded by the coding sequence GTGAGACGTATCTATAACTTAGCTATTTTTTTTCTCGCCCTCGCTCTTGGAGTGATTGTCGCATCTTGTGCAGTTGCTCCTAAGAAAAAGCCTCCGGTCAAAGCAGCACCCTCAGTTCAGGATTCTCTTTCCAAGGTGCAAATTGATGTTGCCGCCGGCGCCCATGACCGGGCCCTTGGCAAGCTCAAAAAGATTGTGAAAGATCATCCGGATACGGATGTGGCCGATGACGCCTATATGATGATGGGTCAGATCTATTTCCAAAAGCGGGATTTTAGGAATTCCTATGAATCCTATATGTCTGTTGTTAACAGCGATATTTTTAGCCCTCGGGAATCCGATGCTCTGCTGGGAGCTGCGAAGTCCTTGGCCAGAACCGGAAGCTACGATGAGGTCCTCAGTCTGACGAACAAATGCCTTGATATGAGGGGGCTCAATGACCAAACACGACTGGAGATCTACCGCCTGCGGTTTCAGGTCCTCAGCGAGGTCGGGGATCGAATTGATGCCCTGAGAGCACTCATATATTTGTCGGAGAAAGAGCCTGATCCCAAAGAGCGGGAAATTTTCAAGAACCGCGCTATTGACTATGTCGAATCTCATTTGAGTGATCAGGATTTGGAAATCGTCGCTGAGGATAAGAAGTTTGGTTTCGTTCGCAGTTTTGCGGTGCTTCGAATTGGTGTTCTTTTGTTTGAGCAACGGGACTTTTGGAAGGCCAAGGATTTTCTTCAGGAGACCGTGGAGTTGGCTCCTGAAACTGAGCTCTCGGAGCGCGCCACTCACCTTCTTGAACAGATTGAAGCCCGACGAAGGGTTGAACCTTTCACCGTTGGGGCCGTGTTACCCCTAAGCGGCAAAGCTGAAAGTTTTGGATATAAAACCCTACGGGGAATTCAGTTGGGCCTTGGGGTATTTGGTCCCCAGCCCTCAAAAATTAAGTTAGCCGTCATTGATAGTGAGGGCAACCCTGATGCAGCAAGAAGAGCTGTGGAAAGGCTCGTCACCGAAGACCACGTCATCGCCATGGTTGGCAGTTTGGCTTCAAAGACGGCCGTCGCAGTGGCATCTAAGGCGGACGAGTTGGGAGTGCCCAGTATTGCTCTTTCTCAAAAGGCTGGAATTACCGATATTGGACCGACAGTGTTTAGAAATGCTCTCACTAGTGAAATGCAGGTGCGGCAGCTGGTTCGGGTCGCAATGGAGGACCTTGGCCATAAACGATTTGCCATTTTGTATCCGAATGATGCTTATGGGGTTGAGTACTCTAATTTATTTTGGGATGAGGTTCTCGCCCGAGGTGGAGTGATTGCTGCTGCCCAGACGTATAACCCAAAAGAAACGGACTTCAGCGGCGCGGTCCAGCGCCTGGTGGGAACCTACTACTTGGAAGATCGGGTTGACGAATACAAACATGCTTTGCGTGAATGGCAAAAAAAGACCAAGGCTGTCGGCGGCCGGAAGTCGCCTCCTGGGGAGTTATTGCCTCCGATTATTGATTTCGACGCCCTTTTTATTCCCGATGGAACAACGGCCGTTGGCCAAATTGCTCCAATGTTGGCCTATCAGGAGGTCAATGAAGTACGACTTCTTGGTACTAATATTTGGAACACTTCGGGTTTGGTGCGCAAGGGAGAGCGGTTTGTTGAGGGCTCCATTTTTGTAGATGGGGTATTTTCTACTGACTCGAAATTTAAGCGCTCAAATTTTTATCGGGACTTCCACAAGACTTTTCGTGAGGAGCCCGGACTCCTGGAGGCTCAAGGCTACGACGCCGGCCTGATGATTCGCGAGCTAATTGAAAAGGGTCAGCGCACTCGCGTTGGTCTTGCCGAAAGTCTAGCTGAACTAAAGACCTTCCGGGGCTCTCTTGGCACCTTGTTTATGAATGGCAGCCGTGAAGTGGAGCGCCCACTAGTTCCCCTGACGGTCGAAAAGGGCCAAATCGGCCGGTGGCGGCAGGCCAAAAAGGCACGTAAGTAG